The window TCCCGCAGCGGCGTCGAGCGGCGCAAACTTGCCGCACAGGCGCTTCTTGGCCACGCCGATGGTCGGCACATCGACCAACAGGCCAAAATGGCTGGCGACGCCCAGGCGGCGCGGATGCGAGATGCCATGACCGTCGACGAAGATCAGATCCGGTTTTTGCCCCAGCTGCCGCCAGGCGGCAAGCAGCGCCGGATATTCGCGAAACGACAGAAAACCGGGGATATAGGGCATGGTGGTGGCGATGCGGGCGATCTGATACTCCACCAGCTCCAGCGAGGGATAGCGCAGGATGGCGATGGCGGCGCGCGTCACCGCCCCCTCTTGCTCGAAGCCCACGTCAGCGCCGGCGATGAACGCCGGCGGATCGACCGGCAAATCATCGTGGCGAATGACCTCGGAGGCGCGCCGCAGCTGTTCGGCGCGCAGGGCTTGAGTCTCTATCACGTCCACTCCTTAACGGTGGTATTTCGCCGACTGCGCGTGCACTGCCTCAACGAAGGCGCCGGCATGTTCCGGCGGCACGTCCTGATGGATGCCATGGCCCAGGTTGAACACGTGGCCTTCGCCGTGGCCGAAGCCCGCCAGAATGGTTTCCACTTCCTGG is drawn from Serratia entomophila and contains these coding sequences:
- the nfi gene encoding deoxyribonuclease V (cleaves DNA at apurinic or apyrimidinic sites), which encodes MIETQALRAEQLRRASEVIRHDDLPVDPPAFIAGADVGFEQEGAVTRAAIAILRYPSLELVEYQIARIATTMPYIPGFLSFREYPALLAAWRQLGQKPDLIFVDGHGISHPRRLGVASHFGLLVDVPTIGVAKKRLCGKFAPLDAAAGALAPLEDKGEQLGWVWRSKARCNPLFIATGHRVSADSALAWVQRCMAGYRLPEPTRWADAIASRRPAFQRWLQQHPEVSQ